GCCCGTTCAGTGCGGCAGCACTGCCCGGTTCGCTTGTCAGTACCGTTCGGAAGCTGGCCAGAGCCTCCTGGAAGCGCCCGAGACGATTGAGCGTACAGCCCAGATTGAAATAGACATCGGCCGTATCCGGCAGGCGCCGCAATGCCTCGCGATACATGCGAAGCGCCTCTTCCCCCTGCCCCATGGCGTCAAGCACATTGCCAAGATTGATGTAGGTCTCGGGGAAATCCGGCTGCAAAGCCATGGCCTGCCGCAAATGATGCAACGACTGGTCGTAGTGCTTTCGCTTTTCAAGCAAGGCTCCGATGTTATGATGCAGCAGACCGTGGCCGGGGGCCAGACTCAGGGCCTTGCGGTACAGCGCCAGGGCCTTGGCATCATCCCCCAGGCCAGCGCAGGCCAGGGCACAGACATGCAGCGCCTCCACATCCAGAGGATGCTCCTCCAGCCAGGCTTCCGCATATTCAACCGCCTCGGCCAGTTCATTCCGCTGGAAGGCGATCTGCGCCATTTCCAAAGGATCCTGCTCGTCGCCGGACTCATAGAAAAATTCGTCGAATTCGTCGTTCATTGCTGCTCCAATGGCAAACCGTTCTGTCAGTTATTTCGCAAGACAGCCTATTATAGCAGCTTTACCGGGACACAGGGGCGTTTTTACATGATGGCGACACTCCCCGCGATGATATGAGCAGCCATGCGATATGTGCTCGAAAAGTGAAAGAACGCCGCATCCGCCCTGGCGGCGGCAAGGCAATAAATGGCTCTGCGCCATCTGCAATGGAACGAGCTGGATCAGGACAGGGTAACCAGCAGATCGCTGACACCCCGGCCCGATGAAAAGACAAGGCCGGCAACAGACTTCAGGCCGTTACCCGCTGCAGATATTCCCGATAAACCCGGAAAAATTCGTTGGAAAAAAGCACAAACAAGACCCTTTCAGGCAAAGGGTTGGTATCGAGAAAATCGCGAACCGTGTCGATGGCGATGCGGCTGCCCTCCTCAATGGGGTAACCGTAGATGCCGCAGCTGATGGCGGGAAAAGCGATGCTGGCCAGTCCGTGCTGGCGGGCGAGTTCCAGGCTGCGGCGATAGCAGGAAGCCAGCAGTACCGGATCATCGGGACGACCATGATAGACGGGACCGACAGTATGAATGACATGCCGCGCGGGGAGACGGTAACCCGCGGTGATACGGGCATCGCCGGTTTCGCAACCGCCAAGCGCACGGCACTCTTCAAGCAGCGACGGTCCGGCGGCGCGATGGATGGCGCCATCGACGCCGCCGCCACCGAGAAGACTGCGATTGGCCGCATTGACGACAGCATCAACCTCGACCCGGGTAATATCCCCCAACAGCAACTCGATCCGGCCGAATTTCTCCTGCATGGCAGTCTCCTTTCCGGAATGTTTCATCAAAGGCCCTCGACGGCAGTCACCGTTTCCTTTTCCCACAGAGCAAACAGATCGGCCTGTTCCAGATAATCCGGCACGTTTGATGCGGGGATTTTCGCAGAACCGATAACATCGAGGCGGGCCCCGGCGTTACGGGCCACGGACGCGGAAGGGTCGGCAGATGTCACAATCCCGGCCTGTCCATCGTGGAAAAAACCGAGATACGAACCATTTTCCATCAGTATGACCGTCGCCTTCCGGTCGTCATAAACATGCAGCCCGCCGCTGAAACCTTCCTGTTTCAGCAAAGCGAGCAGATGTGGAAGATCAAGCAGGGCAAGGTGTTGTTCCCTGCAGAAGGGCTGACCCTCGACCAGGTTGCAGATTGCGAGCGCCAGATCGGCTTCAAGCCGGTAGATATCGAGATACGCCCCGCTTGTCCGTGACGCCGACAGGATATGCTGCATGGCATTTTCGCCGCCGACAAACTCTGCGCCGCGGCCATATCTTATCGCCGCAAGCTGACCGTGATAAAACAGCAGCAGGCCGCGGTTGGCATCACAGACAAAATTCAGATAGCCGGTAAACCGGCCATCATGCAATTTCTGCAGAACTTCCCGCCAGTTCATCCCGGCGGTAGCGACATCTTCCTTAACCGGCTTTCCCCGCGGCAAGACAATCATACCCCCTCCAAAAAACATGATCCAACATCAACTCCCTCGCCGCCCGCAGACGGCTTAGGCTGTCTCTTCCAACTGCAGTGCTTCCCAGCGCCGGTAAAGCTCGGCAATATCTCCCTGCAGCATCTGGTATTCCTCGGCTACCTGCCTGGCCCTTTTCGGGTCGTCGTACAAGCCGGGATCGACCAGAGCCGACTCCATCCGGGCCAGGTTCTCTTCCGATGATTCGATAACAGCCTCAATTTCAGCCAGCAACTTCTGCCGCCGACGCTCCTCGCGCCGCACGGCTTTACGTTCTTCGTAAGACCCCGCCGCCGGCTCAAGCGGTTTTTCATTTCCGGCGGCAACAGCCGCCCGCCGCTGTTCAACCCTTTCAGCGCAATGGCTGTCATCCCCGACCGCAGCCCTGCACCGCAGAAAGTCCTCGTAATTACCGAGGTACGAAACGGCCCGCTCGCCGCCGACCTCTATGATCCGGGTCGCCAGGGCGTCGACGAAATAGCGGTCATGGGAGACAAATACCAGCGTACCCTCATAAGCCTTCAGGGATTGTAACAGCACATCCTTGGATTGAAGATCGAGATGATTGGTCGGTTCGTCCAGCAACAGCAGATTGGCCGGACGCAGCAGCAAAATGGCCAGAGCCAACCGATTGCGCTCACCGCCCGACAGAACCGACACCGGTTTATGCACATCGTCACCGGAGAACAGAAACGCCCCGAGAATATCCCTCACCCGGGGCACCATGTCAAAAGGCGCGGCGGCTGTCAATTCCTCCAGCACGGTTCGGCCAGGGGTCAGGACCTTTGCCTGGTCCTGAGCGAAGTAGGCCAGGTGCAATTGATGCCCCTCGCGTCGAATTCCGCTGCGGGGTGTTTCCACCCCCGC
This portion of the Syntrophotalea acetylenica genome encodes:
- a CDS encoding O-acetyl-ADP-ribose deacetylase, with protein sequence MQEKFGRIELLLGDITRVEVDAVVNAANRSLLGGGGVDGAIHRAAGPSLLEECRALGGCETGDARITAGYRLPARHVIHTVGPVYHGRPDDPVLLASCYRRSLELARQHGLASIAFPAISCGIYGYPIEEGSRIAIDTVRDFLDTNPLPERVLFVLFSNEFFRVYREYLQRVTA
- a CDS encoding DUF4388 domain-containing protein; translation: MIVLPRGKPVKEDVATAGMNWREVLQKLHDGRFTGYLNFVCDANRGLLLFYHGQLAAIRYGRGAEFVGGENAMQHILSASRTSGAYLDIYRLEADLALAICNLVEGQPFCREQHLALLDLPHLLALLKQEGFSGGLHVYDDRKATVILMENGSYLGFFHDGQAGIVTSADPSASVARNAGARLDVIGSAKIPASNVPDYLEQADLFALWEKETVTAVEGL